One region of Deltaproteobacteria bacterium genomic DNA includes:
- a CDS encoding shikimate dehydrogenase, with product MPIGPRTQLCGVLLHPAGHTRSPAMHNAAFAALGLDAVYLAFDVPPPALAEALAGARALGVRQLAVSLPHKEAVLRHLDEVDDTARRIGAVNTVTLRGGRLIGENTDWLGAVRALERETTLEGRQIVVLGAGGTARAVAWGARERGARVTILNRTLARAEALAAELGVAGAGRLEDLPALPCDVLVNTTSVGLRSEETPVPATAIPAGAVVLDAVYDPPRTRLLRDAEARGARPIGGKWMLVYQAAEQLRLWSGRDAPIERMTEAFDRAGT from the coding sequence GTGCCGATCGGTCCGCGCACCCAGCTCTGCGGCGTCCTGCTGCACCCGGCCGGCCACACCCGCTCGCCTGCCATGCACAACGCCGCCTTCGCGGCGCTCGGGCTCGACGCCGTCTACCTCGCCTTCGACGTCCCGCCGCCGGCGCTGGCCGAGGCGCTCGCGGGTGCGCGCGCCCTCGGTGTCCGCCAGCTCGCCGTGTCGCTCCCGCACAAGGAGGCGGTGCTGCGACATCTCGACGAGGTCGACGACACCGCCCGGCGCATCGGTGCGGTCAACACCGTGACGCTGCGCGGAGGGCGCCTGATCGGCGAGAACACGGACTGGCTCGGCGCCGTACGCGCCCTCGAGCGCGAGACGACCCTCGAGGGCCGGCAGATCGTGGTGCTCGGCGCGGGAGGAACCGCCCGCGCCGTCGCCTGGGGAGCCCGCGAGCGGGGCGCGCGGGTCACGATCCTGAACCGTACGCTCGCACGCGCCGAGGCGCTCGCCGCCGAGCTCGGTGTCGCCGGGGCCGGCCGTCTCGAGGACCTGCCGGCACTCCCGTGCGACGTGCTCGTCAACACCACCAGCGTCGGGCTGCGGAGCGAGGAGACGCCGGTGCCGGCCACGGCGATCCCGGCCGGCGCCGTCGTGCTCGACGCGGTCTACGACCCTCCCCGGACCCGGCTGCTGCGCGACGCCGAGGCGCGTGGCGCGCGACCCATCGGCGGCAAGTGGATGCTCGTCTACCAGGCGGCCGAGCAGCTGCGCCTCTGGTCCGGCCGCGACGCTCCGATCGAGCGGATGACCGAGGCCTTCGACCGCGCCGGCACCTGA
- a CDS encoding uracil-DNA glycosylase produces MERALAAELRATLAAARAWLREALDEGLEPDPRRLPGPPAAPGAPPAASPSPTARPPRDAAPAPAREASPAAGSGEAALGAVRAALGECTRCRLAEGRSRIVFGDGAPDADLLFVGEGPGEQEDRQGLPFVGRAGELLTQMIEKGLRIPRSAVYICNIVKCRPPNNRTPLADEVATCRPFLDGQIDAVRPKVIVALGKPATSLLLGRDVSITRVRGIWQDYRGTPVMPTFHPAFLLRQYTPENRRLVWEDLKAALGRARELGGRIPELS; encoded by the coding sequence GTGGAGCGGGCGCTAGCCGCGGAGCTGCGGGCGACGCTCGCGGCGGCGCGCGCGTGGTTGCGCGAAGCGCTCGACGAGGGCCTCGAGCCCGATCCGCGCCGGCTCCCGGGCCCGCCGGCGGCGCCAGGCGCGCCCCCGGCCGCTTCGCCCTCTCCGACAGCACGGCCGCCTCGCGACGCCGCGCCGGCCCCTGCCCGCGAGGCGAGCCCGGCCGCCGGCAGCGGCGAGGCCGCCCTCGGCGCGGTGCGCGCCGCGCTCGGCGAGTGCACCCGCTGCCGCCTCGCCGAAGGCCGCAGCCGCATCGTGTTCGGCGACGGGGCGCCCGACGCGGACCTGCTCTTCGTCGGCGAGGGCCCGGGCGAGCAGGAGGACCGGCAGGGGCTCCCCTTCGTGGGCCGCGCCGGCGAGCTGCTCACGCAGATGATCGAGAAGGGCCTGCGCATCCCGCGCTCTGCGGTCTACATCTGCAACATCGTCAAGTGTCGGCCGCCGAACAACCGCACCCCGCTCGCCGACGAGGTGGCCACCTGCCGGCCCTTCCTCGACGGCCAGATCGACGCGGTGCGGCCCAAGGTGATCGTCGCGCTCGGCAAGCCGGCCACGAGCCTCCTGCTCGGGCGCGACGTCTCGATCACGCGCGTGCGCGGAATCTGGCAGGACTATCGCGGCACGCCCGTGATGCCGACCTTCCACCCCGCCTTCCTGCTGCGCCAGTACACGCCCGAGAACCGGCGCCTGGTCTGGGAGGACCTCAAGGCCGCGCTCGGCCGGGCGCGCGAGCTGGGCGGGCGGATTCCCGAGCTGTCCTGA
- a CDS encoding PQQ-dependent sugar dehydrogenase — protein MARVVARIALAALLLSALAIGACRLLLPERYAVNAPLGQLLFGRGGKAPPPDAVAGLLTVPAGFAVEQWVTGIANARLLRFTPAGDLLVSTPRSGRIVLVERDRDGDGRADGIHPLLEGLDRPHGIDLHDGWLYVGETGAVARVRFDPQARRTEGALERVVTGLPAGGNHWTRSVRFGPDGWMYVSVGSSCNACIEGDPRRAAILRFRPDGSSGEIFATGLRNSVGLDWRPATGELYATDNGRDLLGDDFPPCELNRIVRGGFYGWPFANGDRVPDPDLGAGHEREIAASMPPVHGFRAHNAPLGITFLRAGSWPERYRGAAVVALHGSWNRTRKDGYQVVSLHWGPDGRIEERPFLSGFLRDDEALGRPVDVAEGPDGALYVSDDYGGAIYRVRPRAKGEASVPPKTARPAAPATPVDPLAGLSEGERSASRQRGAALYETHHCARCHEPEQADPGVVAVPLSVERLASRFDVASLARFLLAPTPPMPALAISEGERGDLAVFLLSERGD, from the coding sequence ATGGCCCGCGTCGTTGCACGCATCGCTCTCGCCGCCCTGCTCCTCTCCGCCCTCGCGATCGGCGCCTGCCGCCTCCTGCTCCCGGAGCGCTATGCCGTGAACGCGCCGCTCGGCCAGCTGCTCTTCGGCCGCGGCGGCAAGGCGCCGCCGCCCGACGCGGTCGCGGGACTGCTCACGGTCCCGGCCGGCTTCGCCGTCGAGCAGTGGGTGACCGGGATCGCGAACGCGCGCCTCCTGCGCTTCACGCCGGCGGGCGACCTCCTGGTCTCGACGCCCCGCTCCGGGCGCATCGTGCTCGTCGAGCGCGACCGGGACGGTGACGGGCGCGCCGACGGCATCCACCCGCTCCTCGAGGGGCTCGACCGGCCGCACGGAATCGACCTCCACGACGGCTGGCTCTACGTCGGCGAGACGGGCGCCGTCGCACGCGTGCGCTTCGATCCCCAGGCGCGGCGCACCGAGGGCGCACTCGAGCGCGTCGTCACCGGGCTGCCCGCCGGCGGCAACCACTGGACACGCAGCGTGCGCTTCGGCCCCGATGGCTGGATGTACGTGTCGGTGGGTTCGAGCTGCAACGCCTGTATCGAGGGCGACCCGCGGCGAGCGGCGATCCTGCGCTTCCGGCCCGACGGGAGCAGCGGCGAGATCTTCGCGACCGGCCTGCGCAACTCCGTCGGCCTCGACTGGCGTCCCGCGACCGGCGAGCTCTACGCGACCGACAACGGGCGCGACCTGCTCGGCGACGACTTCCCGCCCTGCGAGCTGAACCGCATCGTCCGGGGCGGCTTCTACGGCTGGCCCTTCGCCAACGGCGACCGGGTTCCGGACCCGGACCTCGGTGCCGGCCACGAGCGGGAGATCGCGGCGTCGATGCCTCCGGTGCACGGGTTCCGCGCCCACAATGCGCCGCTCGGGATCACCTTCCTGCGCGCCGGAAGCTGGCCCGAGCGCTACCGGGGAGCGGCGGTCGTCGCCCTCCATGGCTCGTGGAATCGCACGCGCAAGGACGGCTACCAGGTCGTCTCGCTGCACTGGGGCCCGGACGGGCGGATCGAGGAGCGTCCCTTCCTGAGCGGCTTCCTGCGCGACGACGAGGCGCTCGGCCGGCCGGTCGACGTCGCGGAGGGGCCGGACGGGGCGCTCTACGTCTCGGACGACTACGGCGGCGCGATCTACCGGGTGCGCCCGCGCGCAAAGGGCGAAGCGAGCGTACCCCCGAAGACGGCGCGGCCGGCCGCCCCGGCCACCCCCGTAGACCCGCTCGCCGGCCTCTCCGAAGGCGAGCGCTCGGCGAGCCGGCAGCGGGGCGCGGCCCTGTACGAAACCCACCACTGTGCCCGCTGCCACGAACCGGAGCAGGCCGACCCCGGCGTCGTCGCGGTGCCGCTGTCCGTGGAGCGGCTCGCGTCGCGCTTCGATGTCGCCTCGCTCGCGCGCTTCCTGCTGGCGCCGACACCGCCGATGCCGGCCCTGGCGATCAGTGAAGGCGAGCGCGGCGACCTGGCCGTCTTCCTGCTCTCGGAGCGCGGCGACTAG
- a CDS encoding enoyl-CoA hydratase-related protein → MGGLRIGSDGHGVRTLAIDRPARRNALDRATLDELEAAVAAASGDPAVRVIVLRGSGEQAFSAGADLEELLAHRTIEDRRRHFDGVARVVAALHHAPQPVIARVQGFALAGGCGLAVAADFTVAGESAIFGLPEIDLGLLPMVVSVPILRATGSRKTVLDLVLSGRRVGAEEALALGLVTRVVPDARLDEEVAALAERLAGLSPAALRLGKEAIYTMGEMEYGAALRYLREMIVLTASTEDAKEGIRAFFEKRKPEWSGR, encoded by the coding sequence GTGGGCGGGCTGCGGATCGGCAGCGACGGGCACGGCGTCCGCACCCTCGCGATCGACCGCCCGGCCCGCCGCAACGCGCTCGACCGCGCGACCCTCGACGAGCTGGAGGCCGCCGTCGCAGCAGCCTCCGGCGACCCGGCGGTGCGAGTGATCGTGCTGCGCGGCAGCGGAGAGCAGGCCTTCAGCGCCGGCGCCGACCTCGAAGAGCTGCTCGCCCACCGGACGATCGAAGACCGCCGCCGGCATTTCGACGGGGTGGCGCGCGTGGTCGCGGCGCTGCACCACGCGCCGCAGCCGGTGATCGCGCGCGTGCAGGGCTTCGCGCTGGCCGGTGGCTGCGGGCTCGCGGTGGCCGCCGACTTCACGGTGGCGGGCGAGAGCGCCATCTTCGGACTGCCCGAGATCGACCTCGGCCTGCTGCCGATGGTGGTCTCGGTCCCGATCCTGCGCGCCACCGGCAGCCGCAAGACGGTGCTCGACCTGGTCCTCAGCGGGCGGCGCGTCGGCGCGGAGGAAGCGCTCGCGCTCGGGCTCGTCACGCGGGTGGTGCCCGACGCGAGGCTCGACGAGGAGGTGGCAGCGCTCGCGGAACGGCTCGCCGGGCTCTCGCCGGCCGCCCTCCGGCTCGGCAAGGAGGCGATCTACACGATGGGCGAGATGGAGTACGGCGCCGCGCTTCGCTATCTGCGCGAGATGATCGTGCTCACGGCCTCGACCGAGGACGCGAAGGAGGGCATCCGCGCCTTCTTCGAGAAGCGGAAGCCGGAGTGGAGCGGGCGCTAG
- the rpmG gene encoding 50S ribosomal protein L33, with translation MAKKGKREQIKLESSAGTGHFYTTVKNRQNTPNKLEIKKYDPVVRKHVVYKETKLR, from the coding sequence ATGGCGAAGAAGGGAAAGCGCGAGCAGATCAAGCTCGAGTCGAGTGCGGGGACCGGACACTTCTACACCACGGTGAAGAACCGCCAGAACACGCCCAACAAGCTCGAGATCAAGAAGTACGACCCGGTCGTACGCAAGCACGTCGTCTACAAGGAAACCAAGCTGCGCTGA
- a CDS encoding MBL fold metallo-hydrolase: MATAAPLLQRSPVPELPRLHQIVLPTPWEIGPVQVYLVEGDPLTLIDTGVARPESRRALEAAFDQLGLGLEEVERVVLTHHHTDHMGQVQALRDAGADLALWVHEDDAEDVELYSMERDERIEVGNELFREYGVPEDLLARQAAHIRAWIEREPPLCAATRVERRLRGGDRVPFKDFELEVIHAPGHTAGHVLLHEPRSGTLLTGDHLMGQAVPFTESYFLASTAAPGDPLGRRPCFRGLPAYLGSLRGLRGRSFRRILPAHGGIIDRPARAIEEAILFYSVRIQRIERALARAAESSGAASAWAVWQALFPKLDPLTQMRTRMMMVIGGLDELEACGRVRVEWGPGGILLHAPIS, from the coding sequence ATGGCCACCGCCGCTCCGCTGCTGCAGCGCTCACCCGTGCCCGAGCTGCCACGCCTGCACCAGATCGTCCTGCCGACGCCCTGGGAGATCGGCCCCGTGCAGGTCTACCTCGTCGAGGGCGATCCGCTCACCCTGATCGACACCGGGGTCGCGCGGCCGGAGTCGCGGCGCGCGCTCGAGGCCGCCTTCGACCAGCTCGGGCTCGGGCTCGAGGAGGTCGAACGCGTCGTCCTCACGCACCACCACACGGATCACATGGGGCAGGTCCAGGCCCTGCGCGACGCGGGTGCCGACCTCGCGCTGTGGGTCCACGAGGACGACGCCGAGGACGTCGAGCTGTACTCGATGGAGCGCGACGAGCGGATCGAGGTCGGCAACGAGCTGTTCCGCGAGTACGGTGTCCCCGAGGATCTGCTGGCCCGCCAGGCAGCGCACATCCGGGCCTGGATCGAGCGCGAGCCGCCGCTGTGCGCGGCGACCCGCGTCGAGCGTCGGCTGCGAGGCGGCGATCGGGTGCCCTTCAAGGACTTCGAGCTCGAGGTGATCCATGCGCCGGGCCACACGGCGGGGCACGTCCTCCTGCACGAGCCCCGCTCGGGCACCCTGCTGACGGGCGATCACCTGATGGGTCAGGCGGTCCCCTTCACCGAGAGCTACTTCCTCGCCTCCACGGCCGCGCCCGGCGATCCGCTCGGGCGCAGGCCCTGCTTCCGGGGTCTACCCGCCTATCTCGGTAGCCTGCGCGGGCTGCGCGGACGCAGCTTCCGGAGGATCCTGCCCGCCCACGGCGGCATCATCGATCGTCCCGCGCGTGCGATCGAGGAGGCGATCCTCTTCTACTCGGTGCGGATCCAGCGCATCGAGCGCGCGCTTGCGCGTGCTGCCGAGAGCAGCGGAGCTGCGAGCGCCTGGGCCGTGTGGCAGGCCCTCTTTCCGAAGCTCGATCCGCTCACCCAGATGCGTACGCGCATGATGATGGTGATCGGCGGGCTCGACGAGCTCGAGGCGTGCGGACGTGTGCGCGTCGAGTGGGGACCCGGCGGGATCCTGCTCCACGCGCCGATCTCCTAG
- the rplX gene encoding 50S ribosomal protein L24: MALGIRKGDVVRVVKGSDRGKQGKVIAIDAERGRIRVEKVRMHKRHLKPGRRGSRTGGILEEEGFIDASNVMLVDGKGATTRARTELRDGRRIRVFVSTGEPVPAPAAG, encoded by the coding sequence ATGGCCCTCGGCATCCGCAAGGGCGACGTGGTGCGCGTCGTGAAGGGATCGGATCGCGGCAAGCAGGGCAAGGTGATCGCGATCGATGCCGAGCGCGGCCGGATTCGCGTCGAGAAGGTGCGCATGCACAAGCGCCACCTGAAGCCGGGCCGCCGGGGCTCCCGCACCGGGGGCATCCTCGAGGAGGAAGGCTTCATCGACGCCTCCAACGTGATGCTGGTCGACGGGAAGGGTGCGACCACCCGCGCACGCACGGAGCTGCGCGACGGCCGCCGCATCCGCGTGTTCGTGAGCACCGGCGAGCCGGTGCCGGCGCCGGCCGCGGGCTGA
- the purE gene encoding 5-(carboxyamino)imidazole ribonucleotide mutase: MAARSRTPRPRARLAKGRAHARPRVAILIGSASDWPTMKAAADVLAALGIAHEARVCSAHRTPERHREFVLRAEERGFEVIIAGAGAAAHLAGVTAALTLLPVLGVPLEGSPLLGLDALLATVQMPGGVPVGTLAIGKAGAKNAGLLAAAILARKDPRVREALAAFRRQQTAAVPERP; the protein is encoded by the coding sequence ATGGCCGCCCGCTCCCGGACTCCGCGCCCTCGCGCGCGCCTCGCGAAGGGAAGGGCGCACGCGCGTCCCCGCGTCGCGATCCTGATCGGCAGCGCCTCGGACTGGCCGACGATGAAGGCGGCTGCCGACGTGCTCGCCGCGCTCGGGATCGCGCACGAAGCGCGCGTCTGCTCGGCCCACCGGACGCCCGAGCGGCACCGGGAGTTCGTCCTGCGCGCCGAGGAGCGCGGCTTCGAGGTGATCATCGCCGGCGCCGGGGCGGCGGCGCATCTCGCCGGGGTCACGGCGGCGCTCACGCTGCTGCCCGTGCTCGGGGTGCCGCTCGAGGGCTCGCCCCTGCTCGGCCTCGACGCGCTGCTCGCGACCGTGCAGATGCCGGGGGGCGTCCCGGTCGGAACGCTCGCGATCGGGAAGGCAGGCGCGAAGAACGCGGGCCTGCTGGCGGCGGCGATCCTGGCGCGCAAGGACCCTCGGGTGCGTGAGGCGCTCGCCGCCTTCCGCCGCCAGCAGACCGCGGCCGTGCCCGAGCGCCCGTAG